A single Antechinus flavipes isolate AdamAnt ecotype Samford, QLD, Australia chromosome 5, AdamAnt_v2, whole genome shotgun sequence DNA region contains:
- the MRTFA gene encoding myocardin-related transcription factor A has protein sequence MTLLEPDMLMTAVRSVLQLKLQQRRTREELVSQGIMPPLKSPAAFHEQRRSLERARTEDYLKRKIRSRPERSELVRMHILEETSAEPSLQAKQLKLKRARLADDLNEKIAQRPGPMELVEKNILPVESSLKEAIIVGQVNYPKVADSSSFDEDSSDALSPEQPASHESQGSAPSPLEGRGGEPLTTLTPVPPAQVVSQLQVCPDSSEPAFLAEQLSPLPAAPLLPPGLPNGGAAPAAKPTPTLIKQSQPKAPGEKPPRSKKAKELKPKVKKLKYHQYIPPDQKQDKGAPPMDSSYAKILQQQQLFLQLQILNQQQQHYNYQTILPAPPKPVGEPQSSGSPASLRTLPAALGASVSSPPSGLVRQSPGTGKLGPLPSNLDDMKVAELKQELKLRALPVSGTKTDLIERLRAYQEHAGVPGPAAGAPKPGAAPILAKAGDVVVAFPTARLSAGPALMAAGLAPAEVVVATVTGNGMVKFGSTGSTPPVSPTPSERSLLSAGDETSASGGDAFGEMVTSPLTQLTLQASPVQILVKEESPVGRAERGGRDLESRDKDQMLQEKDKQIEELTRMLQQKQQLVEMLRLQLEQEKRAQQAAPRLARVKQEDGFSSCQLSGPARSPAEPLEASPVPLVTVKQEAGPEEEPPSCLLAPDLSGLLPGPAPALVTEAAGTHIVLAVTKRDAEDSASDEHGKNGGGQSPPQGLPSPGASPLLPFSVPPGLQAFFPNGFHKTTLKSGVVPPPSLPKKPPSEPASPAALQTSQMDLDRQPQALFEAAPGVSPLPTLVKKEPPGYEEAVKRQPKPQEENGSSSQQMDDLFDILIQSGEISADFKDPSASPGKEPGPALPCPSPATPQPPPELPLPLGASPTSGRLEDFLESSTGLPLLTGAPEGPEPLSLIDDLHSQMLSSSAILDHPPSPMDTSELHFAHEPGTGLGLDLAEGHLDSMDWLELSGGPVLSLAPPGNTAPSLFSTDFLDGHDLHLHWDSCL, from the exons CTCTGAAAAGTCCAGCTGCATTTCATGAGCAGAGAAGGAGCTTGGAGCGGGCCCGG ACAGAAGATTACTTGAAACGGAAGATCCGCTCGCGTCCAGAGAGATCCGAGCTTGTCAGGATGCACATTTTGGAAG AGACCTCGGCCGAACCTTCCCTCCAAGCCAAGCAGCTGAAGCTGAAGAGAGCCAGGCTGGCTGATGACCTCAACGAGAAGATCGCCCAGAGGCCGGGCCCCATGGAGCTGGTGGAGAAGAACATCCTCCCGGTGGAGTCCAGCTTGAAGGAGGCCATCATCG TGGGGCAGGTCAATTATCCCAAAGTGGCGGACAGTTCTTCTTTCGATGAGGACAGCAGCGACGCCCTGTCCCCTGAGCAGCCGGCCAGCCACGAGTCCCAGGGGTCAGCCCCATCCCCGCTGGAGGGCCGAGGTGGCGAGCCCCTGACCACCTTGACTCCTGTGCCCCCCGCCCAG GTGGTGTCCCAGCTCCAGGTGTGCCCCGACTCCAGTGAACCCGCTTTCCTGGCGGAGCAGCTGTCTCCTCTGCCAGCTGCACCTCTGCTGCCACCCGGCCTCCCCAATGGAGGAGCTGCTCCTGCTGCCAAGCCCACCCCGACCCTCATCAAG cAAAGCCAGCCCAAAGCCCCAGGGGAGAAGCCGCCGCGCAGCAAGAAGGCCAAGGAGCTGAAGCCCAAGGTGAAGAAGCTCAAGTATCACCAGTACATCCCCCCCGACCAGAAGCAGGACAAGGGGGCGCCCCCCATGGACTCATCCTACGCCAAGAtcctgcagcagcagcagctgttcCTCCAGCTGCAGATCCTcaaccagcagcagcagcactacAACTATCAAACCATCCTGCCGGCCCCGCCCAA GCCTGTGGGGGAGCCCCAGAGTAGTGGCAGCCCGGCTTCCCTGCGCACCCTCCCCGCAGCCCTGGGCGCCTCAGTCTCCAGCCCCCCTAGCGGCCTCGTGCGCCAGAGCCCCGGGACTGGCAAGCTGGGCCCGCTGCCCTCCAACCTGGATGACATGAAG GTGGCAGAGCTGAAGCAGGAGCTGAAGCTGAGGGCGCTGCCCGTCTCGGGCACCAAGACAGACCTGATTGAGCGCCTCCGGGCCTACCAGGAGCACGCCGGGGTCCCCGGCCCCGCCGCAGGAGCCCCCAAGCCCGGGGCCGCCCCCATCCTCGCCAAGGCTGGGGACGTGGTGGTGGCCTTCCCCACGGCCCGGCTCAGCGCGGGGCCGGCCCTGATGGCCGCAGGCCTAGCGCCCGCCGAGGTCGTCGTGGCCACCGTGACCGGCAACGGGATGGTCAAGTTCGGCAGCACGGGTTCCACGCCCCCCGTGTCTCCCACACCCTCGGAGCGCTCCCTGCTCAGTGCCGGGGACGAGACCTCCGCGAGTGGCGGCGACGCCTTCGGCGAGATGGTGACCTCGCCCCTGACGCAGCTGACCCTGCAGGCGTCCCCAGTGCAGATCCTGGTGAAGGAGGAGAGCCCAGTGGGCCGGGCCGAGCGCGGGGGCCGGGACCTCGAGAGCCGCGACAAGGACCAGATGCTACAGGAGAAGGACAAGCAGATCGAGGAGCTGACGCGCATGctgcagcagaagcagcagctgGTGGAGATGCTGAGGCTGCAGCTGGAGCAGGAGAAGCGGGCGCAGCAGGCCGCCCCCCGCCTGGCCCGCGTCAAGCAGGAGGACGGCTTCTCCAGCTGCCAGCTCTCTGGCCCGGCCCGGAGCCCTGCCGAGCCCCTGGAGGCCAGCCCCGTGCCCCTGGTGACGGTGAAGCAGGAGGCGGGACCTGAAGAGGAGCCCCCCAGCTGCCTCCTGGCGCCGGACCTGAGCGGCCTCCTCCCGGGGCCTGCCCCGGCGCTCGTCACGGAGGCCGCGGGGACCCACATCGTCCTCGCCGTGACCAAGCGGGACGCGGAGGACTCGGCCAGTGATGAGCATGGGAAAAATGGTGGCGGTCAGAGCCCCCCTCAG GGTTTGCCCAGTCCGGGGGCTTCCCCACTTCTGCCCTTCTCGGTCCCCCCCGGCCTGCAGGCCTTCTTTCCCAATGGCTTCCACAAGACGACCTTGAAATCTGGCGTGGTGCCCCCTCCCAGTCTGCCCAAGAAG CCCCCCTCGGAGCCCGCCTCCCCTGCGGCCCTCCAGACCTCCCAGATGGACCTGGACCGGCAGCCCCAGGCCCTGTTTGAGGCAGCTCCCGGGGTCAGCCCGCTGCCCACCCTGGTGAAGAAGGAGCCCCCCGGCTACGAAGAGGCCGTGAAGCGGCAGCCCAAGCCCCAGGAG GAAAACGGTTCCTCGAGCCAGCAGATGGACGATCTCTTTGACATCCTTATCCAGAGTGGAG AGATCTCAGCCGACTTCAAGGATCCCTCAGCCTCCCCCGGGAAGGAGCCCGGCCCGGCCCTGCCGTGCCCTTCGCCTGCCACCCCCCAGCCACCTCCAGAGCTGCCCCTGCCCCTGGGCGCCAGCCCCACCTCTGGCCGCCTGGAAGACTTCCTGGAGAGCAGCACGGGGCTGCCCCTGCTGACGGGGGCCCCAGAGGGCCCCGAGCCCCTGTCCCTCATCGACGACCTCCACAGCCAGATGCTGAGCAGCTCGGCCATCCTGGACCACCCGCCTTCCCCCATGGACACTTCGGAATTGCACTTTGCCCACGAGCCCGGCACGGGCCTGGGCCTGGACTTGGCTGAGGGCCACCTGGACAGCATGGACTGGCTGGAACTGTCTGGGGGGCCCGTCCTCAGCCTGGCGCCCCCCGGCAACACGGCCCCCAGCCTCTTCTCCACAGACTTCCTGGATGGCCATGACCTGCACCTGCACTGGGACTCCTGCTTGTAG